In Corallococcus macrosporus, the following are encoded in one genomic region:
- a CDS encoding tetratricopeptide repeat protein, translating to MRWPLLVLSLLVVSTGCAHRLRPSDLPPPMASHGHLTLAMGAFLRDPASYEKQVARNPVLAGGISSRTPVDAPVLELEAGQAPGVFNEAVRTLAGKPTEAQVVQALGDLQAACDADHEQACQFLKKQSLPPEQIRGWVTHPKERSRSFTSEYAVVILQCRIDVDGHVRDCRVIEDGSGQPSRHFIAQLGESRYRPWTLAGHAATTVYGFTFNLRYGGPADEELSLEQRLGWARLRVAHFPQSGGAWANLAMQLAVHTPEDPDYPKVLAQAHALAPNFRWTATEMAWHRVQAGQYAAALMALRPVIRRSVMGEHPNPYVLETAAAAHFGLNQCPEALAQQQKAVELLPAEWLAPERERFHRKLQDYQTACASPPTAP from the coding sequence ATGCGTTGGCCTCTCCTCGTTCTCTCCCTGCTGGTGGTCTCTACCGGCTGTGCCCACCGGCTGCGCCCGTCCGACCTGCCGCCACCCATGGCGAGCCATGGGCACCTGACCTTGGCCATGGGTGCCTTCCTGCGGGACCCGGCTTCCTACGAGAAGCAGGTCGCGCGGAACCCGGTCCTCGCCGGTGGCATCTCCTCGCGGACTCCTGTGGATGCTCCGGTCCTGGAACTGGAGGCCGGACAGGCTCCTGGCGTCTTCAACGAAGCCGTCCGGACCCTGGCGGGAAAGCCCACCGAGGCACAGGTCGTTCAGGCCTTGGGCGATCTCCAGGCAGCTTGCGACGCGGACCACGAGCAGGCGTGCCAGTTCCTGAAGAAGCAGAGCCTCCCACCGGAGCAGATCCGGGGTTGGGTGACCCACCCCAAGGAGCGAAGCCGGTCCTTCACGAGCGAGTACGCCGTGGTCATCCTGCAATGCCGCATCGACGTGGATGGGCATGTGCGGGACTGCCGGGTCATCGAGGATGGCTCCGGGCAACCCTCCCGGCACTTCATCGCGCAGCTGGGGGAAAGCCGCTACCGGCCTTGGACCCTGGCAGGACACGCCGCGACCACCGTGTATGGCTTTACCTTCAACCTCCGGTACGGAGGCCCCGCCGATGAGGAGCTTTCGCTGGAGCAGCGGTTGGGCTGGGCGCGGCTGCGGGTGGCCCATTTCCCCCAGAGCGGCGGGGCCTGGGCCAACCTTGCGATGCAGCTCGCCGTCCACACGCCGGAGGATCCGGACTACCCGAAGGTGCTCGCACAGGCCCATGCCCTGGCGCCCAACTTCCGGTGGACGGCGACGGAGATGGCCTGGCACCGCGTGCAGGCCGGGCAATACGCCGCGGCCCTGATGGCGCTGCGCCCGGTGATCCGCCGCTCCGTGATGGGGGAGCACCCCAACCCCTACGTGCTGGAGACCGCCGCCGCCGCGCACTTCGGGCTGAACCAGTGTCCCGAAGCGCTGGCGCAACAGCAGAAGGCCGTGGAATTGCTGCCGGCGGAGTGGCTTGCGCCGGAGCGGGAGCGTTTCCATCGCAAGCTCCAGGACTACCAGACCGCCTGCGCCTCGCCGCCAACAGCCCCCTGA
- a CDS encoding glycoside hydrolase family 2 TIM barrel-domain containing protein, whose product MATARSFAAGVLLLTALLFTWGAEARTAIVKAGEGWKLELDGKPYAAKGVTFTGTGGPANFDRDCEQLRALGVNTLRTWGTGEETPALLDAAHKHGLRVLVGLWLRPGRPGMENDDAFDYVRDSKGREAQLQATVAQVRRFKDHPAVLAWGLGNEVILNSPDEPSKVAYARFLEKVVRAVKKVDTGHPVLSVDAWTLGVPLWEKYVPSLDAYGLNVYGRGIHALADAVKQAGGRKPWFITEFGAQGEWEAPKDARGLPVEPADGEKYAVIVDGWRNALAPHVQAGRCLGLFVFNYSATLDHGGLWLGMLSGTSKRPAWHAVREAYTGTKPEPALPVPVRLEVRGVEKGWADVAFDVTSTPPLDVSFAYNLRGAATRAERDRVTVLESRKGATPGTWRVRLPSVTGAIKLYGLAKDGAGNLAAATTSLAIPAAP is encoded by the coding sequence ATGGCCACTGCCCGCTCCTTCGCCGCTGGCGTCCTGTTGTTGACCGCGCTCCTGTTCACCTGGGGCGCGGAAGCCCGTACCGCCATCGTGAAGGCAGGGGAGGGGTGGAAGCTGGAGTTGGATGGAAAGCCCTACGCCGCCAAGGGCGTGACGTTCACTGGCACGGGCGGGCCCGCGAACTTCGACAGGGATTGCGAACAGCTGCGCGCCCTGGGCGTCAACACGCTGCGCACCTGGGGCACCGGTGAGGAGACGCCCGCGCTGCTCGATGCCGCGCACAAGCATGGCCTGCGCGTGCTGGTGGGGCTGTGGCTGCGGCCGGGTCGTCCGGGCATGGAGAACGATGACGCCTTCGACTACGTGCGCGACTCGAAGGGCCGTGAGGCGCAGCTCCAGGCCACGGTCGCCCAGGTGCGCCGCTTCAAGGACCATCCGGCGGTGCTCGCGTGGGGACTGGGCAACGAGGTCATCCTCAATTCACCGGATGAGCCGTCGAAGGTCGCCTACGCGCGCTTCCTGGAGAAGGTCGTCCGCGCGGTGAAGAAGGTGGACACCGGCCACCCGGTGCTCTCCGTGGATGCGTGGACGCTGGGCGTGCCGCTCTGGGAGAAGTACGTCCCCTCGCTGGATGCGTATGGCTTGAATGTCTACGGCCGGGGCATCCACGCACTGGCGGACGCGGTGAAGCAGGCCGGTGGTCGCAAGCCGTGGTTCATCACCGAGTTCGGCGCGCAGGGGGAATGGGAAGCCCCCAAGGATGCGCGCGGCCTGCCCGTGGAGCCGGCAGACGGGGAGAAGTACGCCGTCATCGTGGACGGCTGGCGCAATGCCCTGGCGCCACACGTCCAGGCGGGCCGGTGTCTGGGATTGTTCGTGTTCAACTACAGCGCGACGCTGGACCACGGAGGGCTGTGGCTGGGCATGCTGTCCGGCACCTCCAAGAGGCCGGCGTGGCACGCGGTGCGAGAGGCGTACACCGGCACGAAGCCAGAGCCCGCGCTGCCGGTGCCGGTGCGCCTGGAGGTGCGGGGCGTGGAGAAGGGTTGGGCGGACGTGGCGTTCGACGTCACCTCCACCCCGCCGCTGGACGTGTCCTTCGCCTACAACCTCCGGGGCGCGGCGACCCGAGCGGAGCGCGACCGCGTGACCGTGCTGGAGTCCCGAAAGGGAGCGACGCCCGGCACGTGGCGCGTGCGCCTGCCTTCCGTGACAGGGGCCATCAAGCTGTACGGGCTGGCGAAGGACGGCGCGGGGAACCTGGCCGCCGCTACCACGTCGTTGGCGATTCCGGCGGCGCCCTGA
- a CDS encoding LVIVD repeat-containing protein — MTSLLRTLWVILALQLLPGCEDTPPRPSFDAGTPDAGPYVWDGTYTELEEHGDWVDRGPFAPCDFDSRDASSSACEELSRFDVSNCDPAALARLPQEGIYLANTRDERRLEDGGTRISTGPVGFQLRSDGGTSTLFDEPLRFRDTQDGRFSLTGTNTRTSVTMTLVGCQPPAPDVITGCFASCRRGKLSQQGTFEAHRVAHWAGEPESSGGLTLLSERHVAQGQPVDVYVALDHAYVVSLPYQGREGGLTVFDVRDPKNPILTTTISLPGDNFWNGVWAWGNALYVASSSRGVNVYDLSNPALPVFVRSLPTGAFGAHTVLVDGGRLYAMVPNTGTYVYDVSQPLAPALRTLITIPGDFDSGGPHDAFVYENRLYISNAFGGYGVMDVTNLDDVRYLGLYPRPDLGFAHHSAVGTFAGRTLAFEGGEFHSSHLRVLDVTDPARIVKLGEFRMRPVTSIHNLILRGTRLYVAWYHEGLRVLDVSNPTRPTQVAHYNTFRESDPQRGDSIFEGVYGVRIPGDGHVYVVDSSRGLLVFNEL; from the coding sequence ATGACAAGCCTTCTGCGGACGCTGTGGGTCATCCTGGCGCTCCAGCTCCTTCCCGGATGCGAGGACACACCCCCACGCCCCTCCTTCGACGCGGGGACCCCGGATGCCGGCCCCTATGTCTGGGACGGCACCTACACCGAGCTGGAGGAGCACGGAGACTGGGTGGATCGAGGCCCCTTCGCGCCGTGCGACTTCGATTCGCGGGACGCGTCCAGCAGCGCCTGCGAAGAGCTGTCCCGCTTCGATGTCTCGAATTGCGATCCGGCGGCGCTCGCCAGGCTTCCGCAGGAGGGCATCTACCTGGCCAACACCCGGGATGAGCGACGCCTGGAGGACGGGGGCACCCGCATCAGCACCGGCCCTGTCGGCTTCCAGCTCCGGAGCGACGGAGGCACGAGCACCTTGTTCGACGAGCCGCTCCGCTTCCGGGACACCCAGGACGGGCGCTTCTCCCTCACCGGGACCAACACGCGCACGAGCGTCACCATGACCCTGGTGGGCTGTCAGCCGCCCGCGCCGGACGTCATCACCGGCTGCTTCGCCTCCTGTCGCCGGGGGAAATTGTCGCAGCAGGGCACCTTCGAGGCCCACCGCGTCGCCCACTGGGCGGGCGAGCCCGAGTCCTCCGGCGGGTTGACGCTGCTCTCGGAGCGTCACGTCGCGCAGGGGCAGCCCGTGGATGTCTATGTCGCCCTGGACCACGCCTACGTCGTCTCGCTCCCCTACCAGGGCCGCGAAGGCGGGCTCACCGTCTTCGACGTGCGCGACCCGAAGAATCCCATCCTCACGACCACCATCAGCCTGCCCGGAGACAACTTCTGGAATGGCGTCTGGGCCTGGGGGAATGCCCTCTACGTGGCCAGCAGCAGCAGGGGCGTCAACGTCTACGACCTCTCCAACCCCGCGCTGCCTGTCTTCGTGCGGAGCCTGCCGACGGGGGCGTTTGGCGCCCACACGGTGCTCGTCGACGGCGGGCGGCTCTACGCCATGGTCCCCAACACCGGCACGTACGTCTACGACGTGTCCCAGCCGCTGGCTCCCGCGCTGCGGACCCTCATCACCATCCCCGGGGACTTCGACTCCGGGGGCCCGCATGACGCGTTCGTGTATGAGAACCGCCTGTACATCAGCAACGCCTTTGGCGGCTACGGGGTGATGGATGTCACGAACCTGGATGACGTGCGCTACCTGGGCCTGTACCCGCGCCCGGATCTCGGCTTCGCGCACCACAGCGCGGTGGGGACCTTCGCCGGCCGCACCCTCGCCTTCGAAGGAGGAGAGTTCCACAGCTCCCACCTGCGCGTGCTCGACGTCACCGACCCGGCCCGCATCGTGAAGCTGGGCGAGTTCCGGATGCGGCCCGTCACGTCCATCCACAACCTCATCCTGCGCGGGACCCGGCTCTACGTGGCCTGGTACCACGAGGGCCTTCGGGTGCTGGACGTGTCCAATCCCACGCGGCCCACGCAGGTGGCGCATTACAACACCTTTCGCGAGAGCGACCCCCAGCGGGGCGACAGCATCTTCGAAGGTGTCTATGGCGTCCGCATCCCCGGCGACGGGCACGTGTATGTGGTGGACTCATCGCGGGGACTGCTCGTCTTCAACGAGCTGTAA